Sequence from the Flavobacterium sp. TR2 genome:
CTTATTCTTTGTCTTAGGAATATTTTTAGGCGGTTTTATCGCTGCTCATTTTTTATCGAATCCAAATCCTGTCGAAATTGCTCCCAAATTATCAGAGAAATTAGCTACTTATGGAATTACAGATCATACGGGGTTAGTTCCTGCGCAATTATTTTCTTGGGAAAGTTTATTAACGCTTCGCGGATTTATCATGATTGTCGTGGGCGGATTCTTGGTAGGCTTTGGAACTCGTTACGCTGGTGGCTGCACGAGCGGGCACGCGATCATGGGATTATCAAACTTACAATGGCCATCATTGGTAGC
This genomic interval carries:
- a CDS encoding YeeE/YedE family protein, with the translated sequence MLEIIKEPWPWYVAGPLIGLTVPILLIIGNKSFGISSSLRHICAACIPANISFFKYDWKKESWNLFFVLGIFLGGFIAAHFLSNPNPVEIAPKLSEKLATYGITDHTGLVPAQLFSWESLLTLRGFIMIVVGGFLVGFGTRYAGGCTSGHAIMGLSNLQWPSLVATICFMIGGFVMALLILPYILSL